A window of Phyllopteryx taeniolatus isolate TA_2022b chromosome 19, UOR_Ptae_1.2, whole genome shotgun sequence contains these coding sequences:
- the sbk1 gene encoding serine/threonine-protein kinase SBK1 isoform X1 gives MQDHGGERQVPSSLPHSVKASLSLSPTGPGRVGSGGGSPTSKMAPGEVGVPVEDMQALAITSLSAADVAKQFEQIRELGKGTYGKVDLVAHRSQGESIQHSLFVRSMNTFYCVHFCLMFSGTKMALKFVTKNKTKLKSFLREYSLTGSLSSSPFIIKVLDVLFETEDCYVFGQEYAPAGDLFDIIPPQMGLPEEMVKRCMQQLGLALDFMHSKNLVHRDVKPENVLLFDRECRRIKLADFGMTRRVGCRVKRVSGTIPYTAPEVCRASRTEGFLVTTSLDVWAFGVLVFCMLTGNFPWEAALLTDAFYEEFRRWQKAGCPVGTYPSQWRRFTDDALRMFQRLLAAEPEKRCGVKDVFCFVKYDLVSELRRRASYRAKRGERSSSGVCTGNCTSSSSTSSSSRTSHRHPEPSTPPGTSCLRPAPLKRSVLSDPREEAGQQQPPGRDKNKSQMVIATAIEICV, from the exons TCTGCCGCATAGCGTCAAGGCCAGCCTGTCCCTTTCTCCAACGGGGCCAGGACGGGTGGGCAGCGGCGGGGGCTCTCCCACATCCAAAATGGCCCCCGGTGAAGTCGGGGTGCCTGTGGAGGACATGCAAGCCCTGGCCATCACCTCGCTTTCTGCTGCAGATGTAGCCAAACAATTTGAGCAGATTCGAGAGCTGGGGAAAGGCACATATGGAAAAGTGGACCTGGTGGCGCACAGAAGCCAAGGTGAGTCCATCCAACACTCACTTTTTGTGCGGTCtatgaacacattttattgtgttCATTTCTGTCTGATGTTTTCAGGCACTAAAATGGCGCTGAAATTTGTTACTAAAAACAAGACCAAGCTCAAGAGTTTCCTGCGGGAGTACAGTCTTACAGGTTCCCTTAGCTCCAGCCCGTTCATCATCAAAGTCTTGGACGTGCTCTTTGAGACGGAGGACTGCTACGTATTTGGACAAGAATACGCTCCCGCCGGGGACCTTTTCGACATCATTCCCCCACAG ATGGGCCTGCCAGAAGAAATGGTCAAACGCTGCATGCAACAACTTGGCCTGGCCCTGGATTTCATGCACAGCAAAAACTTGGTGCACCGGGACGTCAAGCCAGAAAACGTACTGCTGTTCGACCGCGAGTGTCGCCGCATCAAGCTGGCGGACTTCGGCATGACCCGGCGGGTGGGCTGCCGCGTGAAAAGGGTGAGCGGAACCATCCCCTACACGGCTCCGGAGGTGTGCCGGGCCAGCCGCACCGAGGGCTTCCTGGTCACCACCAGTCTAGACGTGTGGGCTTTTGGAGTTCTGGTCTTCTGCATGCTCACAGGTAACTTCCCCTGGGAGGCCGCATTGCTAACCGACGCCTTCTATGAGGAGTTTCGACGCTGGCAGAAAGCTGGATGTCCCGTGGGAACATATCCGTCTCAGTGGCGCCGATTCACTGACGACGCCCTGCGAATGTTCCAAAGGCTCCTGGCCGCAGAGCCGGAAAAACGTTGCGGGGTCAAGGACGTCTTCTGCTTTGTCAAATACGACCTGGTGAGTGAGCTCAGGCGCAGAGCGTCCTACCGCGCCAAGAGAGGCGAACGTTCCAGCTCGGGGGTGTGCACTGgcaactgcacttcatcctcaTCCACTTCTTCCTCCTCACGCACCTCCCACAGACATCCAGAGCCTTCCACGCCTCCTGGAACCTCCTGCCTTCGCCCAGCTCCCCTCAAACGGAGTGTCCTCTCTGACCCCAGAGAGGAGGCTGGACAGCAGCAGCCTCCAGGACGGGACAAGAACAAAAGCCAGATGGTGATAGCCACTGCCATTGAAATCTGTGTATAA
- the sbk1 gene encoding serine/threonine-protein kinase SBK1 isoform X2, with product MQDHGGERQVPSSLPHSVKASLSLSPTGPGRVGSGGGSPTSKMAPGEVGVPVEDMQALAITSLSAADVAKQFEQIRELGKGTYGKVDLVAHRSQGTKMALKFVTKNKTKLKSFLREYSLTGSLSSSPFIIKVLDVLFETEDCYVFGQEYAPAGDLFDIIPPQMGLPEEMVKRCMQQLGLALDFMHSKNLVHRDVKPENVLLFDRECRRIKLADFGMTRRVGCRVKRVSGTIPYTAPEVCRASRTEGFLVTTSLDVWAFGVLVFCMLTGNFPWEAALLTDAFYEEFRRWQKAGCPVGTYPSQWRRFTDDALRMFQRLLAAEPEKRCGVKDVFCFVKYDLVSELRRRASYRAKRGERSSSGVCTGNCTSSSSTSSSSRTSHRHPEPSTPPGTSCLRPAPLKRSVLSDPREEAGQQQPPGRDKNKSQMVIATAIEICV from the exons TCTGCCGCATAGCGTCAAGGCCAGCCTGTCCCTTTCTCCAACGGGGCCAGGACGGGTGGGCAGCGGCGGGGGCTCTCCCACATCCAAAATGGCCCCCGGTGAAGTCGGGGTGCCTGTGGAGGACATGCAAGCCCTGGCCATCACCTCGCTTTCTGCTGCAGATGTAGCCAAACAATTTGAGCAGATTCGAGAGCTGGGGAAAGGCACATATGGAAAAGTGGACCTGGTGGCGCACAGAAGCCAAG GCACTAAAATGGCGCTGAAATTTGTTACTAAAAACAAGACCAAGCTCAAGAGTTTCCTGCGGGAGTACAGTCTTACAGGTTCCCTTAGCTCCAGCCCGTTCATCATCAAAGTCTTGGACGTGCTCTTTGAGACGGAGGACTGCTACGTATTTGGACAAGAATACGCTCCCGCCGGGGACCTTTTCGACATCATTCCCCCACAG ATGGGCCTGCCAGAAGAAATGGTCAAACGCTGCATGCAACAACTTGGCCTGGCCCTGGATTTCATGCACAGCAAAAACTTGGTGCACCGGGACGTCAAGCCAGAAAACGTACTGCTGTTCGACCGCGAGTGTCGCCGCATCAAGCTGGCGGACTTCGGCATGACCCGGCGGGTGGGCTGCCGCGTGAAAAGGGTGAGCGGAACCATCCCCTACACGGCTCCGGAGGTGTGCCGGGCCAGCCGCACCGAGGGCTTCCTGGTCACCACCAGTCTAGACGTGTGGGCTTTTGGAGTTCTGGTCTTCTGCATGCTCACAGGTAACTTCCCCTGGGAGGCCGCATTGCTAACCGACGCCTTCTATGAGGAGTTTCGACGCTGGCAGAAAGCTGGATGTCCCGTGGGAACATATCCGTCTCAGTGGCGCCGATTCACTGACGACGCCCTGCGAATGTTCCAAAGGCTCCTGGCCGCAGAGCCGGAAAAACGTTGCGGGGTCAAGGACGTCTTCTGCTTTGTCAAATACGACCTGGTGAGTGAGCTCAGGCGCAGAGCGTCCTACCGCGCCAAGAGAGGCGAACGTTCCAGCTCGGGGGTGTGCACTGgcaactgcacttcatcctcaTCCACTTCTTCCTCCTCACGCACCTCCCACAGACATCCAGAGCCTTCCACGCCTCCTGGAACCTCCTGCCTTCGCCCAGCTCCCCTCAAACGGAGTGTCCTCTCTGACCCCAGAGAGGAGGCTGGACAGCAGCAGCCTCCAGGACGGGACAAGAACAAAAGCCAGATGGTGATAGCCACTGCCATTGAAATCTGTGTATAA